The Planctomycetia bacterium genome window below encodes:
- a CDS encoding formylglycine-generating enzyme family protein has protein sequence MFVVLALCVLAAAPEAGAANEAALLKTFREEFVTITPGTDKFPAQLELVDGKRTRTLKPTGPYAIAKYEVPQNLWVAVMGSNPSRWKGPRNSVEMLSFDDAQDFCKRATEKLRAAKLIEPTQAVRLPTEAEWEYAARAGTTTRYSFGDDLTQLDAYAWHTGNAAGNDPAVGEKKPNAWGLYDTHGYLWEWCEASGPNPGAAVQGSLRGGSWKDKGELLANDYRRAAERDLRDDAVGLRCVLTVPVASETPAK, from the coding sequence ATGTTCGTCGTCTTAGCGTTGTGCGTGTTGGCGGCGGCTCCCGAAGCCGGTGCGGCGAACGAGGCCGCGTTGTTGAAAACGTTTCGCGAAGAGTTCGTCACGATCACGCCGGGAACCGATAAGTTTCCCGCGCAGTTGGAGCTCGTCGACGGTAAGCGGACGCGCACGCTCAAGCCGACCGGACCCTACGCGATCGCCAAGTACGAAGTGCCGCAGAACCTTTGGGTCGCCGTGATGGGCTCGAACCCAAGCCGTTGGAAGGGACCGCGCAACAGCGTCGAGATGTTGTCGTTCGACGATGCGCAAGATTTCTGTAAACGTGCGACTGAAAAGCTGCGCGCCGCGAAGCTCATCGAACCGACGCAAGCGGTGCGCCTGCCGACGGAAGCCGAATGGGAATACGCGGCCCGCGCCGGCACGACCACGCGCTATTCGTTCGGCGACGACCTGACGCAGCTCGACGCCTACGCTTGGCACACGGGCAACGCTGCCGGCAACGACCCGGCCGTCGGCGAGAAGAAGCCCAACGCTTGGGGGCTCTACGACACGCACGGCTACCTCTGGGAGTGGTGCGAAGCGAGCGGCCCGAACCCCGGTGCCGCGGTCCAAGGTTCGTTGCGCGGGGGGAGCTGGAAAGACAAAGGGGAACTGCTCGCCAACGATTATCGTCGCGCGGCCGAACGGGACCTACGCGACGACGCCGTCGGTCTGCGCTGCGTATTAACGGTGCCCGTGGCGAGCGAAACTCCCGCTAAGTGA
- a CDS encoding response regulator encodes MTTESETNLPRATPLVCVVDDDDSVLDLTCRILKTNGYAVRGYAGAEDFFQDFDEENLACVVTDLRMPNVDGGELLKRLTAQGSIVSVIVLTGHADVRTAVRLMEEGATTLLEKPYHPNELLAAVDRAVRATLNRREARQRLAEARRNFDELTADEREVLECMVAGLANKSIAAQLHLSMRTIDRRRRAVLTKMEVNSVSELATLIAKLR; translated from the coding sequence ATGACCACCGAATCGGAAACAAACCTACCCCGTGCAACTCCGCTGGTCTGCGTCGTCGACGACGACGACTCGGTGCTCGATCTCACCTGCCGGATCCTCAAGACCAACGGCTATGCCGTGCGCGGCTATGCGGGAGCCGAAGACTTCTTTCAAGACTTCGATGAAGAAAATCTGGCGTGCGTCGTCACCGATCTGCGCATGCCCAACGTCGACGGGGGGGAACTTCTCAAGCGACTCACGGCGCAAGGGAGCATCGTCTCCGTCATCGTGCTGACAGGCCATGCCGACGTGCGCACCGCGGTGCGCCTGATGGAAGAAGGCGCCACGACGCTTCTGGAAAAGCCATACCATCCGAACGAACTACTCGCAGCGGTCGACCGTGCGGTGCGCGCGACACTCAACCGACGCGAGGCTCGACAACGGCTGGCCGAAGCCCGCCGCAATTTCGATGAGCTGACTGCCGACGAGCGCGAAGTGCTCGAATGCATGGTCGCCGGATTGGCGAACAAAAGCATCGCCGCACAACTTCACTTGAGCATGCGAACCATCGATCGCCGACGCCGGGCCGTCTTGACGAAGATGGAAGTGAATTCCGTTTCGGAACTCGCCACGCTCATCGCGAAACTCCGCTAG
- a CDS encoding LuxR C-terminal-related transcriptional regulator: MSVHWICHLVNLATETYAPLSAIVSSLGIGRRTYSGVEQLLASDDLSQPGCVVAPLPPRGDIARTLIPELVARQSPLASVFLVERPDTRTIVEALQGGADDILDWPAESEHLPQALTAAHAASLRLQERMVQCTAAKNRLAQIGGGELEVLRLMLSGKANKNIAGQLGIAMRTVEARRKRIFSKFATRSIAEIAATLRDAEALQLEHDPAKSIRYLKSGLYLPQADAPHTEDAGE, from the coding sequence ATGAGCGTTCACTGGATTTGCCACTTGGTAAATCTCGCGACGGAGACGTATGCGCCTCTCTCGGCCATCGTGTCGTCGCTGGGTATCGGGCGTCGAACTTATTCCGGCGTCGAGCAACTCTTAGCGTCCGACGATCTCTCGCAGCCCGGCTGCGTCGTCGCTCCGTTGCCGCCGCGCGGCGACATCGCTCGCACGTTGATCCCCGAACTCGTCGCCCGTCAGTCTCCGTTGGCCTCGGTGTTCCTCGTCGAACGGCCCGACACGCGCACCATCGTCGAGGCCTTACAAGGAGGTGCCGACGACATCCTCGATTGGCCCGCCGAGAGCGAGCACCTTCCGCAAGCACTCACCGCGGCCCATGCCGCTTCGCTGCGCTTGCAAGAGCGCATGGTGCAATGCACGGCCGCGAAGAACCGGCTTGCGCAGATCGGCGGAGGGGAGCTGGAAGTCTTACGGCTCATGCTCTCGGGCAAAGCCAATAAGAACATCGCCGGCCAGCTCGGCATCGCCATGCGCACGGTCGAAGCGCGCCGCAAACGAATCTTCTCGAAGTTCGCCACGCGGAGCATCGCCGAGATCGCCGCCACGCTGCGCGACGCCGAGGCACTGCAACTCGAGCACGATCCGGCGAAGAGCATCCGCTACCTCAAGAGCGGCCTTTATCTACCGCAAGCCGACGCGCCGCACACGGAAGACGCGGGCGAGTAA
- a CDS encoding MFS transporter encodes MSHLGHLTRDGKILFATRSARMFSYGLVSVGLVIYLAELGLAEWEIGLLLSLTLVGDTLISLGLTTTADRFGRRRTLLIGAALMMVAGVTFAATGNFFLLLFAATIGVISPSGNEIGPFLSVEQAALSHLVGDERRTDLFAWYNLVGSFSTALGALAGGLIVEWSEELGFGGAAAYRPILLLYTAIGAAMVVGFARLSPAIEVVSAASAPEDVAQPDVASPLKKTVLGLHASRGIVWRLSLLFALDAFGGGFVIQSIIAYWFHVRYRLDPATLGTIFFFANLFAGVSALSAGWLARRIGLVNTMVFTHLPSNVLLVLVPLMPNVEWAVALLLARFSISQMDVPTRQAYTMAVVRPDERSAAAGVTAVARSIGGSISPLLATVLVGSATWMSTPFFLAGGLKIAYDVLLFRAFAKNEKKGDSPH; translated from the coding sequence ATGAGCCATTTGGGCCATTTAACACGTGACGGGAAGATCTTGTTCGCTACGCGCTCGGCGCGGATGTTTTCTTACGGACTCGTCTCCGTCGGGCTCGTGATCTACCTCGCGGAGCTCGGCCTTGCGGAATGGGAGATCGGGCTGTTGCTGAGTCTGACTTTGGTCGGCGACACGTTGATCTCGCTCGGGCTGACGACGACGGCCGATCGGTTCGGACGGCGGCGGACCTTGCTCATCGGGGCGGCGCTGATGATGGTCGCCGGCGTGACGTTCGCCGCGACCGGCAACTTCTTCTTGCTGCTCTTCGCCGCGACGATCGGCGTGATCAGCCCGAGCGGGAACGAGATCGGACCGTTTCTGTCCGTCGAACAGGCGGCGCTGTCGCACCTCGTCGGCGATGAGCGGCGGACCGATCTGTTTGCGTGGTACAACCTCGTCGGCTCGTTCTCCACGGCGCTCGGCGCATTGGCCGGCGGGCTCATCGTCGAATGGTCGGAAGAGCTCGGCTTCGGCGGAGCGGCTGCTTACCGGCCGATCCTCCTGCTGTATACCGCGATCGGTGCGGCGATGGTCGTCGGCTTCGCGCGGCTCTCGCCGGCGATCGAAGTTGTGTCGGCTGCATCCGCGCCGGAAGATGTGGCGCAGCCGGATGTCGCGAGCCCGCTCAAGAAGACGGTGTTAGGGCTCCATGCTTCGCGGGGGATCGTGTGGCGGTTGTCGTTGTTGTTTGCGCTCGATGCCTTCGGCGGCGGCTTCGTGATTCAGAGCATCATCGCGTATTGGTTTCATGTTCGCTATCGATTGGATCCGGCGACGCTCGGGACGATCTTCTTTTTCGCCAACCTCTTCGCCGGAGTTTCGGCCTTGAGCGCCGGGTGGTTGGCGCGGCGCATCGGGCTGGTGAACACGATGGTGTTCACGCACCTACCGTCGAACGTGCTGCTCGTGCTCGTGCCGCTGATGCCGAACGTGGAGTGGGCCGTCGCGCTGTTGCTGGCGCGGTTCAGCATCTCGCAGATGGATGTCCCGACGCGGCAAGCCTACACGATGGCGGTCGTGCGGCCGGACGAACGCTCGGCGGCGGCTGGAGTAACGGCGGTGGCGCGCTCGATCGGGGGTTCGATTTCGCCGCTGCTCGCAACGGTGTTGGTCGGGAGCGCGACGTGGATGAGCACCCCCTTTTTCTTAGCCGGCGGCTTGAAGATCGCCTACGACGTGCTGCTGTTCCGCGCCTTTGCGAAGAACGAGAAAAAAGGGGACAGTCCCCATTAA
- a CDS encoding glycosyltransferase family 4 protein: MKSPEHVCCRYRLTAYRRLLQNVRHSLDFSLWSGTWQSTVGARHSLRDADAVVVQRSLLPTADWLLVRQFARQLIFDFDDAIFYRDSYARQGIECSYKQRRFRRVVRSVDAVVAGNSFLAEEAARWTDPNKVHIIPTCVDLDRYPLAPHIASDKLRLVWIGSSSTLQGLETVRGYFRRIGKCLPHARLKLICDRDLAEAGMPTEFCAWSEATEAAELSAAEIGISWIPDDPWSRGKCGLKILQYMAAGLPVVANPVGVHPQLIEHGVSGFLATTADEWVDAVRTLARDPELRQRMGTAGRRKVEAKFSVHRGAMLWTNLLDSLAESARDQATLPSLFGFGNGHPTPFGGLLTGSPQPSFCY; the protein is encoded by the coding sequence GTGAAAAGCCCTGAGCATGTTTGCTGTCGCTATCGGCTGACGGCCTATCGGCGTTTGCTGCAAAACGTCCGACACTCGCTCGACTTCAGCCTCTGGAGCGGCACCTGGCAATCGACGGTCGGCGCGCGACATAGCTTGCGCGACGCCGACGCCGTCGTCGTGCAACGCTCGCTGCTGCCCACGGCCGATTGGTTGCTCGTGCGGCAATTTGCTCGGCAGCTCATCTTCGATTTCGACGATGCGATCTTCTACCGCGATTCGTACGCGCGCCAAGGGATCGAGTGTTCCTACAAGCAACGACGCTTTCGTCGCGTGGTCCGTTCGGTCGATGCCGTGGTCGCGGGCAATTCGTTTCTCGCGGAAGAAGCGGCGCGCTGGACCGACCCGAATAAAGTTCACATCATCCCGACGTGCGTCGACCTCGACCGCTACCCGCTCGCTCCGCATATTGCGAGCGACAAGCTACGGCTGGTTTGGATCGGTTCCTCGAGTACGCTGCAAGGCTTAGAGACGGTGCGCGGCTATTTCCGGCGCATCGGCAAGTGCCTCCCGCACGCGCGCTTAAAATTGATTTGCGATCGCGACCTCGCCGAGGCCGGCATGCCGACGGAGTTTTGCGCTTGGTCGGAAGCGACCGAAGCGGCCGAGCTCTCCGCGGCCGAGATCGGCATCAGCTGGATTCCCGACGATCCGTGGAGTCGCGGCAAGTGCGGCTTGAAAATTCTCCAATACATGGCGGCGGGCCTGCCGGTCGTCGCGAATCCCGTCGGCGTGCATCCGCAGTTGATCGAGCACGGCGTGTCGGGCTTCTTAGCCACCACGGCCGATGAATGGGTCGACGCCGTGCGCACGTTGGCGCGCGATCCGGAATTGCGACAACGGATGGGCACCGCCGGGCGGCGCAAAGTCGAAGCGAAATTCTCCGTCCATCGCGGCGCGATGCTCTGGACGAACCTCCTCGACTCGCTCGCGGAATCGGCACGGGACCAAGCGACCCTGCCGAGCCTGTTCGGCTTCGGCAACGGCCACCCGACCCCCTTCGGCGGCCTCCTCACAGGCAGCCCGCAACCTAGCTTCTGCTATTAA